The following proteins come from a genomic window of Mycobacterium sp. DL:
- a CDS encoding sigma-70 family RNA polymerase sigma factor, translating to MTETIRAEGARILATLVRVVGDLHIAEDAVQEAAIRALRQWPITGMPESPRAWLTVTARRAAIDHLRREGARTAKERAAMDLLLDEDPGEPVIQDDMLRLIFTCAHPALSLDAQVTLALRVLCGLSTTQIASVLLSSEAAVAKRLTRTRTKIARAGIPYEVPAAAELPQRLSAVCAVVYTLYTSSHSAIAGPHLWDVDGSREAVRLARLVCDLMPDEVMPMSVLSLLLLTEARRHARADAAGHPIVLAEQDRTAWDPAAIDEGCRLLDVSLRRCDGVADPYQLQAAIAAEHATAATYRDTDWAEIVRLYDMLIGVHPSSAALLARAVAVAEASGTATGLAALTELEPDHRWHAVRAELLARDDHFPEAITEMTASLTGHWSVSDAEADHRTRLIEQWTRRIP from the coding sequence GTGACCGAGACGATCCGGGCCGAGGGTGCGCGCATCCTGGCCACCCTGGTCCGGGTTGTCGGCGACCTCCACATCGCCGAGGACGCGGTGCAGGAGGCCGCGATACGGGCGCTGCGCCAGTGGCCGATCACCGGGATGCCCGAATCCCCGCGGGCCTGGCTGACGGTCACTGCCCGGCGGGCGGCCATCGACCACCTGCGCCGCGAAGGCGCCCGGACCGCAAAGGAGCGTGCCGCGATGGACCTGCTCCTCGACGAGGACCCCGGCGAACCGGTGATCCAGGACGACATGCTGCGGCTGATCTTCACCTGCGCCCATCCGGCGCTGTCACTCGACGCCCAGGTCACCCTCGCGCTGCGGGTGCTGTGCGGTCTGTCGACAACCCAGATCGCCTCGGTGCTGCTGAGCAGCGAAGCCGCCGTGGCCAAGCGGCTCACCCGCACCCGTACCAAGATCGCCCGCGCCGGCATCCCGTACGAGGTGCCGGCGGCCGCTGAACTGCCACAACGTCTCTCGGCGGTCTGCGCGGTCGTCTACACCCTCTACACGAGCTCGCACAGCGCCATCGCAGGCCCACACCTCTGGGATGTGGACGGCTCCCGGGAGGCGGTCCGGCTCGCCCGGCTGGTCTGTGACCTGATGCCCGATGAGGTGATGCCGATGTCGGTGCTGTCACTGCTGTTGCTGACCGAGGCCCGGCGTCACGCCCGCGCTGACGCCGCCGGCCACCCGATCGTGTTGGCCGAGCAGGATCGCACGGCGTGGGATCCGGCGGCGATCGACGAGGGGTGTCGCCTGCTGGATGTGTCCCTGCGCCGCTGCGACGGAGTCGCCGACCCGTACCAGTTGCAGGCGGCCATTGCCGCCGAGCACGCCACCGCCGCGACCTACCGCGACACCGACTGGGCGGAGATCGTGCGGTTGTACGACATGCTGATCGGTGTGCACCCCAGTTCAGCCGCCCTGCTCGCGCGAGCCGTCGCAGTCGCCGAGGCCTCGGGAACGGCCACCGGCCTGGCCGCGCTGACCGAGCTCGAACCGGACCATCGATGGCACGCGGTGCGCGCCGAGTTGCTGGCCCGCGACGACCACTTCCCCGAGGCCATCACCGAGATGACCGCGTCACTGACCGGCCACTGGAGCGTCAGCGACGCCGAGGCGGACCATCGCACGCGCCTCATCGAGCAGTGGACCCGGCGAATTCCCTGA
- a CDS encoding YciI family protein: protein MPQYAALTYTADVDWTAPEHAAEMAEYGEFGAAHGQSIRGGAALYPTATATTVRVRGARGGDVVLSDGPYAETKEALTGFYLIEAADLDEAVRIASDIPAAWGGAVEVRPVIEFGG, encoded by the coding sequence ATGCCTCAGTACGCCGCCCTCACCTACACCGCCGACGTCGACTGGACCGCGCCCGAGCACGCCGCCGAGATGGCTGAATACGGCGAATTCGGCGCAGCGCACGGCCAGTCGATCCGCGGTGGGGCCGCGCTGTATCCGACGGCCACCGCGACTACCGTCCGGGTGCGTGGTGCCCGCGGCGGTGACGTCGTCCTCAGCGACGGCCCCTACGCAGAGACCAAGGAAGCCCTCACCGGGTTCTACCTGATCGAGGCCGCGGACCTGGACGAGGCGGTGCGCATCGCCTCGGACATCCCCGCTGCCTGGGGCGGCGCCGTCGAAGTGCGGCCGGTCATCGAGTTCGGGGGGTGA
- a CDS encoding SRPBCC family protein — translation MKWTESIVVDRPAAEVLRAVADEHELLQWSAWPEATGYTCAIEGDGRTVGSAIVFTDKKGVIQGRQVLHDVDDDTVDYRMRNRGPGGRDMTPHLLFRFDDVDGARTRVHLDFQAAAPLPPGLRHIVEAVMSRRVRRLHVKDLEQLKQHVESPPMS, via the coding sequence ATGAAGTGGACCGAGAGCATCGTGGTTGATCGCCCCGCGGCAGAGGTGCTCCGGGCGGTGGCCGACGAGCACGAGCTGCTGCAGTGGTCGGCGTGGCCCGAAGCCACCGGCTACACCTGCGCGATCGAGGGGGACGGCCGCACCGTCGGGTCGGCGATCGTGTTCACCGACAAGAAGGGCGTCATCCAGGGACGCCAGGTGCTGCACGACGTCGACGACGACACCGTCGACTACCGCATGCGCAACCGCGGGCCCGGCGGCCGGGACATGACGCCGCACCTGCTCTTCCGCTTCGACGATGTCGACGGCGCCCGCACCCGCGTCCACCTGGACTTCCAGGCCGCGGCGCCGCTGCCGCCCGGCCTGCGGCACATCGTGGAGGCCGTGATGTCCCGGCGCGTGCGGCGGCTCCATGTCAAAGATCTCGAGCAGCTCAAGCAGCACGTGGAGAGTCCCCCGATGTCGTGA